A window from Nycticebus coucang isolate mNycCou1 chromosome X, mNycCou1.pri, whole genome shotgun sequence encodes these proteins:
- the LOC128577701 gene encoding LOW QUALITY PROTEIN: zinc finger X-linked protein ZXDB-like (The sequence of the model RefSeq protein was modified relative to this genomic sequence to represent the inferred CDS: inserted 2 bases in 1 codon; deleted 2 bases in 1 codon; substituted 1 base at 1 genomic stop codon): MEIPRLLSAHGTRPGVCSRSPAGGGRVDQGPDPLAGQVPTHRLLLFRGPQDGGSCPRSREAYTAIRGRWPSLLALMPDHSSSRSDDFFLVLLDPLGGDVETADAGQAAGLVWREVAEVGLRPQRGESGVNPAGCPALGPFWLSTVPSPSLISAPNSGPAAAFSDTITIQNQELLLCFENGVLSLATPPPPTWEHRVGPVPQPAGLIAQHAGLPPHTTQQGDCSEPPSDLLLAEPPESAPAQAPEEETENPAAALGPSGSLSPGPGMVLYFCPEAQCRQTFVKKHQLKVHLLTHSSSQGQRPFKCPLAGCSWTFTTSYKLKRHLQSHDKLRPFGCPVDSCGKSFTTVYNLKAHMKGHEQENSFKCEVCEESFPTQAKLSTHQCSHFEPERPYQCSFSGCKKTLITVSALFSHNRTHFREQELFXCSFPGCSKQYDKACRLKIHLRSHTGERPFLCDFDGCEWNFTSMSKLLRHKRKHEDDRRFTCPVEGCGKSFTRAEHLKGHSITHLGTKPFVCPVEGCCVRFSAHSSLYIHSKKHLQAVDAWKSHCPVSTCNKLFTSKHSMKTHMAKRHNISQDLLVQLAAANSLTPSSEHAMXGQHDLRDVEIVSLFSEVPDSSSTAVLDAALVNSGILTIDVTSVSSTLAGNLPAGNGKSLGQAMDPEALMATGDLPQNLNTSLFFGTAATGFQQSSLEVGPLRSLGSMAMKNSSPEPQALTPSNKLTVDTDALTLSSTLCENSVSELLIPTKVEWNIHPNSDFLGQEEETQYGLSNPAGTNRSQKETDSITVTGSSFLV, encoded by the exons ATGGAAATCCCGAGGCTTCTCTCAGCTCACGGGACACGACCGGGCGTCTGTAGCCGTAGCCCCGCGGGCGGTGGGCGTGTAGACCAAGGCCCTGACCCGCTGGCTGGCCAGGTACCCACGCACCGCCTTCTGCTGTTTCGGGGCCCCCAAGATGGCGGTTCTTGTCCGCGGAGCAGGGAGGCCTACACCGCAATCAGGGGGCGCTGGCCT AGCCTGTTGGCGCTGATGCCGGATCACTCTAGCAGCCGCAGCGATGACTTCTTCCTGGTACTGCTTGACCCGCTGGGTGGCGATGTGGAGACTGCGGACGCTGGTCAGGCTGCAGGGCTGGTGTGGAGGGAAGTGGCTGAGGTGGGCCTAAGGCCCCAGAGAGGAGAGAGCGGCGTGAACCCCGCGGGCTGCCCGGCGCTGGGCCCCTTCTGGCTGTCCACAGTTCCCTCTCCGTCCCTGATCTCTGCCCCAAACTCCGGCCCAGCTGCAGCCTTCTCGGATACCATTACTATCCAGAATCAGGAGCTGCTGTTGTGCTTTGAGAACGGAGTCCTCAGCCTGGCCACTCCCCCGCCACCCACCTGGGAGCACCGGGTGGGGCCAGTCCCTCAGCCTGCGGGTCTGATCGCCCAACACGCTGGGTTACCCCCACACACCACGCAGCAGGGGGACTGCTCAGAGCCACCATCAGATCTCTTGCTGGCAGAGCCACCTGAATCCGCACCTGCCCAGGCGCCAGAAGAGGAGACTGAGAACCCCGCCGCTGCCCTGGGCCCCAGCGGTTCGCTGAGCCCGGGTCCAGGCATGGTGTTGTACTTCTGTCCCGAGGCGCAGTGCAGGCAAACCTTTGTTAAGAAGCACCAGCTGAAGGTGCACCTGCTGACACACAGCAGTAGCCAGGGCCAGAGGCCCTTCAAGTGCCCACTGGCTGGCTGCAGCTGGACCTTCACCACCTCTTACAAGCTCAagaggcacctgcagtctcacgACAAACTGCGGCCCTTTGGCTGCCCAGTGGATAGCTGTGGCAAGAGCTTCACCACCGTGTACAACCTCAAGGCACACATGAAGGGCCATGAGCAGGAGAACTCCTTCAAATGCGAGGTGTGTGAAGAGAGCTTCCCCACACAGGCAAAACTCAGCACCCATCAGTGCAGCCACTTTGAGCCCGAGAGGCCTTACCAATGCTCATTTTCTGGCTGCAAGAAGACATTGATCACAGTGAGTGCCCTGTTTTCCCATAACCGCACCCATTTCAGGGAACAGGAACTCTT TTGCTCTTTTCCTGGTTGCAGCAAACAGTATGACAAGGCTTGTAGGCTGAAAATTCACCTGCGAAGCCACACTGGTGAGAGGCCATTCCTTTGTGACTTTGATGGCTGTGAATGGAACTTCACCAGCATGTCCAAACTCTTAAGGCACAAAAGGAAGCACGAAGATGACCGGAGGTTCACGTGCCCTGTGGAAGGCTGTGGAAAATCTTTCACCAGGGCTGAGCATCTGAAAGGCCACAGCATAACCCACCTGGGCACAAAACCTTTTGTGTGCCCTGTGGAAGGCTGTTGTGTCAGGTTCTCCGCTCACAGTAGTCTCTACATTCACTCAAAAAAACACCTGCAGGCTGTGGACGCTTGGAAGAGCCATTGCCCGGTCTCCACCTGTAATAAGCTCTTCACATCCAAACACAGCATGAAGACGCACATGGCCAAAAGACACAACATCAGCCAGGATCTCTTAGTTCAGCTAGCAGCAGCAAATTCTCTTACACCCAGTAGTGAACATGCTATGTAGGGACAGCATGATCTCAGAGATgtagagatagtgtctctctTCTCTGAAGTGCCTGACAGTAGTTCTACTGCAGTGCTGGACGCAGCATTGGTGAACTCTGGAATCTTGACCATTGATGTGACTTCTGTGAGCTCAACTCTGGCAGGGAACCTTCCTGCTGGTAATGGTAAGTCCTTAGGGCAGGCCATGGACCCCGAGGCCTTGATGGCCACCGGTGACCTTCCTCAAAATCTGAATACCTCTCTCTTTTTTGGAACAGCAGCTACTGGTTTTCAGCAGAGCTCCTTAGAAGTGGGGCCACTGAGATCACTGGGCTCTATGGCTATGAAAAATTCCAGTCCAGAGCCCCAAGCTTTGACACCCAGCAATAAGCTAACAGTGGACACAGATGCTCTGACTCTTTCAAGCACCCTTTGTGAAAACAGTGTCTCAGAACTACTGATACCAACTAAAGTGGAATGGAACATACATCCTAACTCTGACTTCTTAGGACAGGAGGAAGAAACTCAGTATGGACTCTCCAATCCAGCAGGGACCAATCGTTCTCAGAAAGAAACAGATTCTATCACAGTGACTGGAAGCTCATTTTTGGTATGA